CCCGGGAGGGAATTGAGAGGCGGTTCCCGGACTGCAGCAGGTTTCCGGTTATGAGCGGCTCCGACGCGCACCATCCCGATGACATCGGGAAGCGCTTCACCTGGCTGACCGTCGAGAGCGTCTTGATCGGGGAGATCAAGAAGGCGCTTCGGCGACAAGACGGCAGGATGGCGGAGTGCTGAGGCGTGGATGACCTTTCGCTTCACATCCTGGACATCGCCGAGAATTCGCTCCGTGCCGACGCAACGATCATCGAAATAGACATCGCCCGGGAGGGCGGCCTGCTCCGGATCGAGATCATCGACGACGGCCGGGGGATGGACGCAGAAACGCTTGCCCGTGTCCGGGACCCGTTCTTCACCACGAAGCACAAAAAGACCGGCCTGGGGATCCCGCTTCTGTCCCAGGCAGCGGAATTGACCGGCGGCAGTCTGGCGATGAAATCCGCGCCGGGGAGGGGAACACGGCTGGCCGCGAGCTTCGGCTGGGACCATGTCGACCGGCCCCGCATCGGGGATATGGCGGAAACAATCCTGACCCTGATAGCCGGCCACCCCGACCGGGACTATATATATGAAGAGCGGGACGCCGAGGGGAGCTTCCGGTTCGACACCCGCGAGATCAAACAGGACCTCGAGAAGGTCCCGATTTCCGATCCGGCGGTGCTGAACGCGATCCGGAACCTGCTCCGCGACAACATCCGGCTCAAAGAGTAACGTGCAAAACGTTTTGGGAAACAAGACCAGAGAACGCCGGTCCCGGGAAAACGGGATGGAGACTTTCCTGCCGACAAGAAGAGGGACACGATGAGTAATGAAGCTGTTGCACAGGACAACGCAGCCCCGGTTGACGAAATAACCGCGGAGAAGTACAAAAAAATCGATGCGATCATCGAGAAGTACAAGAGCAAGCCCGGATCACTCATCCCGGTGCTGCAGCAGGCTCAGGAGGTCTGCGGGTACCTGCCGCATGTGGTCCAGCGCTATATCGCGAAAGGCATGAAGATGTCGCCGAGCGTGGTCTTCGGCGTCGCCACCTTCTATTCCTTCTTCACCCTGGTTCCGCGCGGCAAACACGTGATCCGCGTCTGCCTCGGCACGGCCTGCTACGTCAAGCGGAGCGAAGAG
This sequence is a window from Nitrospirota bacterium. Protein-coding genes within it:
- a CDS encoding PHP-associated domain-containing protein, with the protein product REGIERRFPDCSRFPVMSGSDAHHPDDIGKRFTWLTVESVLIGEIKKALRRQDGRMAEC
- a CDS encoding ATP-binding protein, which translates into the protein MDDLSLHILDIAENSLRADATIIEIDIAREGGLLRIEIIDDGRGMDAETLARVRDPFFTTKHKKTGLGIPLLSQAAELTGGSLAMKSAPGRGTRLAASFGWDHVDRPRIGDMAETILTLIAGHPDRDYIYEERDAEGSFRFDTREIKQDLEKVPISDPAVLNAIRNLLRDNIRLKE
- a CDS encoding NAD(P)H-dependent oxidoreductase subunit E — protein: MSNEAVAQDNAAPVDEITAEKYKKIDAIIEKYKSKPGSLIPVLQQAQEVCGYLPHVVQRYIAKGMKMSPSVVFGVATFYSFFTLVPRGKHVIRVCLGTACYVKRSEEIIEKLKEELDIEVGEITRDKKYSLEAVRCLGACGLAPVVVIGQDTYGDVAATKVMEIVKKYD